The Novosphingobium terrae genome has a window encoding:
- a CDS encoding GNAT family N-acetyltransferase → MTQYLETTRLLLRPVVAEDAPAVQEQFPDWRIVEFLNPLIPWPYPADGAETFIRNVVLPRMASGAAWHWSIRLKSAPDRLVGVISLQDGEKDNRGFWLNPDLWGQGLMSEACDTVTAFWFKVLGKPVLRVPKAVGNIASRRISEKTGMRVIWRGERDFVSGRHLTEIWEITREEWQALRGA, encoded by the coding sequence ATGACACAATATCTGGAAACCACCCGCCTGCTGCTGCGGCCTGTCGTGGCCGAAGATGCTCCGGCGGTGCAGGAGCAGTTCCCTGACTGGCGCATCGTGGAATTTCTCAATCCGCTGATCCCCTGGCCCTATCCGGCGGACGGCGCGGAAACCTTTATCCGCAATGTGGTCCTGCCCCGCATGGCCAGCGGCGCGGCCTGGCACTGGTCGATCCGCCTGAAAAGCGCGCCTGACAGGCTGGTGGGCGTCATTTCGCTTCAGGATGGCGAGAAGGACAATCGCGGCTTCTGGCTTAACCCTGATCTCTGGGGCCAGGGACTGATGAGCGAGGCCTGCGACACCGTCACCGCCTTCTGGTTCAAGGTGCTGGGCAAGCCCGTGCTGCGCGTGCCCAAGGCGGTGGGCAACATCGCCTCACGCCGCATTTCGGAGAAAACAGGGATGCGGGTCATCTGGCGGGGCGAGCGCGATTTCGTCTCAGGGCGCCACCTCACCGAAATCTGGGAAATCACGCGGGAGGAATGGCAGGCCCTGCGCGGCGCCTGA
- a CDS encoding serine hydrolase: MRSLRFRLMSVALLAGALFAPPAAADDLERAFDRVFQIKPAPPGGLPPGTVLPGGVLPAPAPAAPGAVVPYGNGFEARLASVANASHGRIGVAAVDLSNGKGISVMGDQPFPMASTVKVAIVATFLDGVDQGKFHLTDRFPIMMPLPSRPGSGPAPQREGPIYSATQLIDMTIIHSNNHATDALLAAIGGPRAVDRWLHKAGIGGMRIDRDIATLVRDDGLVNPATTIDLRDSTTPQAMATLLAGLYQGQWLSSGSRAVLLSAMSRCATGSHRIRGLIPNDAIVGHKTGTLNNTASDVGIIRTADGRNIAIAIYVTGQGSKPGRDSRIASIARTVYEGYQPQLTAMRDGGMHTSSIAR; encoded by the coding sequence ATGCGCAGTCTTCGTTTCCGTCTGATGAGTGTGGCACTGCTGGCCGGAGCGCTTTTCGCGCCGCCCGCCGCTGCCGACGATCTTGAGCGCGCTTTTGACCGCGTTTTCCAAATCAAGCCCGCCCCGCCCGGCGGCCTGCCGCCCGGCACGGTGCTGCCCGGCGGTGTTCTGCCTGCCCCTGCTCCGGCAGCGCCCGGTGCGGTCGTGCCTTATGGCAATGGCTTTGAGGCACGGTTGGCCAGCGTGGCCAATGCTTCGCATGGGCGCATTGGCGTAGCGGCGGTCGATCTGTCGAACGGCAAGGGCATTTCGGTGATGGGCGATCAGCCCTTTCCCATGGCCAGCACGGTCAAGGTCGCCATTGTCGCGACCTTCCTTGATGGCGTGGATCAGGGCAAATTCCACCTGACCGACCGTTTTCCGATCATGATGCCGCTGCCTTCGCGCCCCGGCTCGGGTCCGGCGCCTCAGCGTGAGGGACCGATCTATTCGGCGACGCAGTTGATCGACATGACGATCATCCATTCCAACAATCATGCCACCGACGCGCTGCTGGCGGCGATTGGCGGCCCGCGGGCTGTGGATCGCTGGCTGCATAAGGCGGGCATCGGCGGCATGCGGATCGACCGCGACATCGCCACGCTGGTGCGCGATGACGGGCTGGTCAATCCGGCCACCACCATCGATCTGCGCGACAGCACCACGCCTCAGGCCATGGCGACGCTGCTGGCCGGGCTCTATCAGGGCCAGTGGCTCAGCTCGGGCAGCCGCGCCGTACTGCTTTCGGCGATGAGCCGCTGTGCCACGGGCTCGCATCGCATTCGCGGGCTGATCCCCAATGACGCCATTGTCGGCCACAAGACCGGCACGCTGAACAACACCGCCAGCGATGTGGGCATCATCCGCACCGCGGACGGGCGCAACATCGCGATTGCGATCTATGTGACGGGTCAGGGCAGCAAGCCGGGCCGCGATTCGCGCATCGCCTCCATCGCGCGCACCGTTTACGAGGGCTATCAGCCACAGCTGACCGCCATGCGTGACGGCGGCATGCACACGAGCAGCATCGCGCGGTAA
- the groL gene encoding chaperonin GroEL (60 kDa chaperone family; promotes refolding of misfolded polypeptides especially under stressful conditions; forms two stacked rings of heptamers to form a barrel-shaped 14mer; ends can be capped by GroES; misfolded proteins enter the barrel where they are refolded when GroES binds), translating into MAAKDVKFGRDARERILKGVDTLADAVKVTLGPKGRNVVIEKSFGAPRITKDGVSVAKEIELKDKFENLGAQMLREVASKSNDKAGDGTTTATVLAQAIVREGLKSVAAGINPMDLKRGIDLAAAAVVKDLAERSKPVSGSAQVAQVGIISANGDVEVGEKIAEAMEKVGKEGVITVEEAKGLEFELDVVEGMQFDRGYLSPYFVTNPDKMTVELENPYILIHEKKLSSLQSLLPILEAVVQSGRPLLIIAEDIEGEALATLVVNKLRGGLKIAAVKAPGFGDRRKAMLGDIATLTAGEMISEDLGIKLETVTLTMLGQAKKVTIDKDNTTIVDGNGAAEDIKGRVEQIKAQIEVTTSDYDREKLQERLAKLAGGVAVIKVGGSTEVEVKERKDRVDDALHATRAAVEEGIVPGGGTALLYATKALEGLKGANEDQTRGVDIVRKAISAPIKQIAENAGVDGVLVAGKLLDQGDETLGFNAATDVYENLLAAGVIDPTKVVRTALQNAASVAGLLITTEAGIVEKPEDKPAMPAMPGGGMGGMDF; encoded by the coding sequence ATGGCTGCCAAGGACGTCAAGTTCGGCCGCGACGCGCGCGAACGTATCCTCAAGGGCGTTGACACCCTTGCCGACGCTGTGAAGGTGACCCTGGGCCCCAAGGGCCGCAACGTGGTGATCGAAAAGAGCTTCGGCGCCCCCCGCATCACCAAGGACGGCGTTTCGGTCGCCAAGGAAATCGAACTGAAGGACAAGTTCGAGAACCTGGGCGCGCAGATGCTGCGCGAAGTCGCCAGCAAGTCGAACGACAAGGCCGGTGACGGCACCACCACCGCCACCGTGCTGGCTCAGGCCATCGTGCGCGAAGGCCTGAAGTCGGTCGCCGCCGGCATCAACCCCATGGACCTGAAGCGCGGCATCGATCTGGCTGCTGCTGCTGTCGTCAAGGATCTGGCCGAGCGTTCGAAGCCCGTGTCGGGTTCGGCTCAGGTCGCTCAGGTCGGCATCATCTCGGCCAATGGCGACGTGGAAGTCGGCGAGAAGATTGCCGAAGCCATGGAGAAGGTCGGCAAGGAAGGCGTCATCACCGTTGAAGAGGCCAAGGGTCTCGAATTCGAGCTGGACGTCGTCGAGGGCATGCAGTTCGACCGCGGCTACCTGTCGCCCTACTTCGTGACCAATCCCGACAAGATGACTGTCGAGCTGGAAAACCCCTACATCCTGATCCACGAGAAGAAGCTCTCGTCGCTTCAGTCGCTGCTTCCCATTCTGGAAGCCGTGGTGCAGTCGGGCCGTCCCCTGCTGATCATCGCCGAGGACATCGAGGGTGAGGCTCTGGCCACGCTGGTCGTCAACAAGCTGCGTGGCGGCCTGAAGATCGCCGCCGTCAAGGCTCCCGGTTTCGGCGACCGCCGCAAGGCCATGCTGGGCGACATCGCCACGCTGACCGCCGGCGAGATGATCTCGGAAGATCTGGGCATCAAGCTGGAAACCGTGACCCTGACCATGCTTGGCCAGGCCAAGAAGGTCACGATCGACAAGGACAACACCACCATCGTCGATGGCAACGGTGCTGCCGAGGACATCAAGGGCCGCGTCGAGCAGATCAAGGCTCAGATCGAAGTCACCACCAGCGACTACGACCGCGAGAAGCTGCAAGAGCGTCTGGCCAAGCTGGCTGGCGGCGTGGCCGTCATCAAGGTCGGCGGTTCGACCGAGGTCGAGGTCAAGGAGCGCAAGGATCGCGTTGACGATGCCCTGCACGCCACCCGCGCTGCCGTTGAAGAGGGCATCGTCCCCGGCGGCGGTACGGCTCTGCTGTACGCCACCAAGGCTCTCGAAGGCCTGAAGGGCGCCAACGAAGACCAGACCCGCGGCGTGGACATCGTCCGCAAGGCGATCTCGGCCCCGATCAAGCAGATCGCCGAGAACGCTGGCGTGGACGGCGTGCTGGTTGCCGGCAAGCTGCTGGATCAGGGCGACGAGACCCTCGGCTTCAACGCCGCGACCGACGTCTATGAGAACCTGCTGGCCGCTGGCGTGATCGACCCGACCAAGGTTGTGCGCACGGCTCTGCAGAACGCTGCCTCGGTGGCCGGCCTGCTGATCACGACCGAAGCCGGTATCGTCGAGAAGCCCGAAGACAAGCCCGCCATGCCCGCAATGCCGGGCGGCGGCATGGGTGGCATGGACTTCTAA
- the groES gene encoding co-chaperone GroES — MSFRPLHDRVLVRRVEAEEKTAGGIIIPDSAKEKPAEGIVVSVGSGARAENGTVTPLDVKAGDRVLFGKWSGTEIKVAGEDLLIMKESDILGVIG; from the coding sequence ATGTCCTTCCGTCCCCTGCACGACCGCGTGCTGGTCCGTCGCGTTGAAGCCGAGGAAAAGACCGCCGGCGGCATCATCATCCCCGACAGCGCCAAGGAAAAGCCCGCCGAGGGTATCGTGGTTTCGGTCGGTTCGGGCGCCCGCGCCGAGAACGGCACCGTGACGCCGCTGGACGTCAAGGCTGGCGACCGCGTGCTGTTCGGCAAGTGGTCGGGCACCGAGATCAAGGTCGCGGGCGAAGACCTGCTGATCATGAAGGAAAGCGATATTCTGGGCGTGATCGGCTGA
- a CDS encoding MATE family efflux transporter: protein MTTASPFRTELRETLKLALPLAAANMLQMAVYAIDVIFVARLGQSQLATSSLAVSLFGLLAWSFCGLTGAVAPIIAAELGRRRHAVREVRRSVRMALWLSVACGLVGMALCMAGTRFFQLTGEPPHLAEQAGAFMRILQWAMVPLVAANVLRTFVSTLGRPVFATAITALSIGVNAAGNYALVFGHWGAPALGLSGSGIASVITACITLLAYALVILSDRRLRRYRIMGHWWRIESTRLLEILKLGLPIFSTVLAEAGLFGGAAFLMGRIGELELAAHAVALQVAAFTFQLPMGLGQAATIRVGYHYGARDVAAMGRAGWAAIAVGLGIACISSSAMLGMPVTILSAYVDTTAVANAAMVALAVRYLSVAAAFQLVDAAQAVAQGALRGLQDTRWPMTIALLGYWLPGFGTAVVLGFFTPLRGMGVWIGLATGLAVVATLLLIRWSRRETLRLTVAR, encoded by the coding sequence ATGACCACCGCCTCCCCTTTCCGGACAGAACTGCGCGAAACGCTGAAACTGGCCCTGCCCTTGGCGGCGGCCAACATGCTGCAAATGGCCGTCTATGCCATCGACGTGATCTTCGTCGCACGACTGGGGCAGAGCCAGCTGGCCACCTCGTCCTTGGCTGTCAGCCTGTTCGGCCTACTGGCCTGGAGCTTTTGCGGGCTGACGGGTGCGGTTGCCCCGATCATCGCTGCCGAGTTGGGCCGCAGGCGCCATGCGGTGCGCGAGGTCAGGCGCTCGGTGCGCATGGCCTTGTGGCTGTCTGTGGCCTGCGGACTGGTGGGCATGGCGCTGTGCATGGCGGGTACGCGCTTTTTCCAGCTCACGGGCGAGCCGCCGCATCTGGCGGAGCAGGCCGGGGCGTTCATGCGCATTCTCCAATGGGCGATGGTGCCGCTGGTGGCGGCCAATGTGCTGCGAACCTTCGTCTCCACGCTGGGCCGACCGGTGTTCGCCACGGCGATCACGGCACTCTCGATCGGGGTCAATGCCGCGGGCAATTACGCGCTGGTGTTCGGCCATTGGGGCGCGCCCGCGCTGGGGCTGAGCGGGTCAGGCATCGCCAGCGTGATTACCGCCTGCATCACGCTGCTGGCCTATGCGCTGGTGATCCTGAGCGACCGCCGCCTGCGCCGCTATCGCATCATGGGCCACTGGTGGCGGATTGAGAGCACGCGCCTGCTGGAGATCCTCAAGCTGGGCCTGCCGATCTTCTCCACCGTGCTGGCTGAGGCCGGACTGTTCGGCGGCGCGGCCTTTCTGATGGGCCGCATCGGCGAGCTGGAACTGGCCGCCCATGCCGTGGCGCTTCAGGTGGCGGCGTTCACCTTCCAGCTGCCGATGGGTCTGGGTCAGGCCGCGACGATCCGCGTGGGCTATCATTACGGCGCGCGTGATGTGGCGGCGATGGGCCGCGCGGGCTGGGCCGCCATTGCCGTCGGGCTGGGCATCGCCTGCATCAGTTCGAGCGCGATGCTGGGCATGCCTGTCACCATTCTGTCAGCCTATGTCGATACCACGGCGGTGGCCAATGCCGCGATGGTGGCGCTGGCGGTGCGGTATCTGTCTGTCGCGGCGGCGTTTCAGCTGGTCGATGCGGCGCAGGCGGTGGCTCAGGGGGCCTTGCGTGGTTTGCAGGACACGCGCTGGCCGATGACGATCGCGCTGCTGGGTTATTGGCTGCCGGGCTTCGGCACGGCGGTGGTGTTGGGGTTTTTTACACCTTTGCGCGGCATGGGTGTATGGATCGGGCTGGCCACCGGGCTGGCGGTGGTGGCCACGCTGCTGCTGATCCGCTGGAGTCGCAGGGAAACCTTGCGGCTCACAGTGGCACGCTAA
- the recO gene encoding DNA repair protein RecO, whose amino-acid sequence MLLRTPAILCSARPHGEIGVIARLMTPGHGLTTAYVSGGRGRALRPVLIPGNGLDCELRARIEGQMPGARIELTHSRAPFLAEPLPAAAIGWVCVLTASALPERQPYPALYEALEALLDAICSAPSARGWAPGLIAYEALMLREMGYGARFGAGMDGQRLLLGGAEWGAVMQGFDRIGEALARYVLADHRHDVMGARERLRERLGKIDS is encoded by the coding sequence ATGCTCCTCCGCACCCCTGCCATTCTCTGTTCCGCACGCCCTCATGGCGAGATTGGCGTGATTGCGCGGCTGATGACGCCCGGACATGGCCTGACCACGGCCTATGTCTCAGGCGGCAGGGGCAGGGCGCTGCGCCCGGTGCTGATCCCGGGCAATGGGCTCGATTGCGAGTTGCGCGCGCGGATCGAGGGGCAGATGCCCGGCGCCAGGATCGAACTCACCCACAGCCGCGCGCCGTTTCTGGCCGAGCCGCTGCCTGCCGCCGCCATTGGCTGGGTCTGCGTGCTGACGGCCAGTGCTCTGCCAGAACGCCAGCCTTACCCGGCGCTGTATGAGGCGCTGGAGGCCCTGCTCGATGCCATCTGCTCGGCGCCGTCCGCCAGAGGTTGGGCGCCGGGGCTGATCGCCTATGAGGCGCTGATGCTGCGCGAGATGGGCTATGGCGCGCGTTTCGGCGCCGGTATGGACGGGCAACGCCTGCTGCTGGGCGGCGCGGAATGGGGCGCTGTGATGCAGGGTTTTGACCGGATTGGCGAGGCTCTGGCGCGCTATGTGCTTGCCGATCATCGCCACGATGTTATGGGAGCGCGCGAAAGGCTGCGCGAGCGGCTGGGCAAGATTGACAGCTAG
- the leuB gene encoding 3-isopropylmalate dehydrogenase, which yields MKIAVFAGDGIGPEVTQQALRVLEALELPGIELEFGDVGGVAYRNQGHPLPETTLEIARRADGILFGAVGDFSCDHLERALRPEQAILGLRKELTLFANLRPATLFAGMEGFSALRPEVAREIDLLIVRELNGDVYFGDKGTRKLEDGRRQGWDMMSYAEDEVRRIAHTAFRAAQGRKKKLCSVDKANVLETSQLWRDVVIEVSAEYPDVELTHMYVDNAAMQLVRSPGQFDVVVTGNLFGDILSDQASMCVGSIGLLASASLGERQTQYGTLGMYEPIHGSAPDIAGQNKANPMATILSLAMLLRHSLGLAQAADRVEAAVARTLADGIRGGDLGGTASTSDIGDAVLARL from the coding sequence ATGAAAATTGCGGTTTTCGCCGGTGACGGCATCGGTCCTGAAGTGACTCAGCAGGCGCTGCGCGTGCTTGAGGCGCTCGAACTGCCGGGGATCGAGCTGGAATTCGGCGATGTGGGCGGTGTCGCCTATCGCAATCAGGGGCATCCGCTGCCTGAAACCACGCTGGAGATCGCGCGCCGCGCGGACGGTATTCTGTTCGGCGCGGTGGGCGATTTCTCCTGCGATCATCTGGAGCGCGCGCTGCGTCCCGAGCAGGCCATTCTCGGCCTGCGCAAGGAGCTGACGCTGTTCGCCAACCTGCGCCCGGCCACGCTGTTTGCGGGCATGGAGGGCTTTTCGGCGCTGCGCCCCGAAGTCGCGCGTGAGATCGACCTGCTGATCGTGCGCGAGCTGAACGGCGACGTCTATTTCGGCGACAAGGGCACGCGCAAGCTTGAGGATGGCCGCCGTCAGGGCTGGGACATGATGTCCTATGCCGAGGATGAGGTGCGCCGCATCGCGCACACCGCTTTCCGCGCCGCGCAGGGCCGCAAGAAGAAGCTGTGCAGCGTGGACAAGGCCAATGTGCTGGAAACCAGCCAGCTGTGGCGCGACGTGGTGATCGAGGTTTCGGCCGAATACCCCGATGTCGAGCTGACCCATATGTATGTCGACAATGCCGCCATGCAGCTGGTGCGCAGCCCCGGCCAGTTCGATGTGGTGGTCACCGGCAATCTGTTTGGCGACATTCTGTCGGATCAGGCCAGCATGTGCGTGGGTTCGATCGGCCTGCTGGCTTCGGCCTCGCTGGGCGAGCGCCAGACGCAGTATGGCACGCTGGGCATGTATGAGCCGATCCACGGCAGCGCGCCCGACATCGCCGGCCAGAACAAGGCCAATCCGATGGCGACGATCCTCTCGCTCGCCATGCTGCTGCGCCACTCGCTGGGGCTGGCGCAGGCTGCCGACCGCGTCGAGGCCGCCGTGGCCAGGACGCTGGCCGATGGCATCCGCGGCGGCGATCTGGGCGGCACGGCGTCGACTTCGGACATCGGCGACGCCGTTCTGGCGCGCCTTTAA
- a CDS encoding glycosyltransferase: MTQTDLSPSASAQRLQLAIVLPTLNERKNLRKLVARLDAALVGIGWEAIFVDDNSPDGTADEARAINQEDPRIRVIQRIGRRGLASAAIEGMCSTAAPVVAVMDADHQHDPNLLPGMLAAIESGDYDVAYASRFAEGASTEAWGRPDRVKASGFANAIARKVTGVDLSDPMSGYFMLRAETLRADADNLSGVGFKILLDILATVDAPLRVKEFPLNFAARAEGESKLDRTVVFEFLVGLYDKWLGHIIPTRFALFGTVGALGVPVQFAMLWFVLRVVMDERFVYGHWSGGEIRFTIANTIAALTAMTFNFVLNNELTYADKRLRGLFPLLRGWAKFALACSFGILTNIGSAEALKRMHINDVIAVLVGIVLASVWNFALSSKFVWGKYGN; the protein is encoded by the coding sequence ATGACCCAAACCGATCTTTCCCCGTCCGCTTCCGCGCAGCGCTTGCAGCTGGCCATCGTTCTGCCCACGCTGAACGAGCGCAAGAACCTGCGCAAGCTGGTGGCACGCCTTGATGCCGCGCTGGTGGGCATCGGCTGGGAAGCCATCTTCGTCGATGACAACAGCCCCGACGGCACCGCCGATGAGGCACGCGCCATCAATCAGGAAGATCCGCGCATCCGCGTGATCCAGCGCATCGGCCGCCGTGGCCTTGCCAGCGCCGCGATCGAGGGCATGTGCTCCACCGCCGCGCCTGTGGTGGCGGTGATGGATGCCGATCATCAGCACGATCCCAATCTGCTGCCCGGCATGCTGGCCGCCATTGAAAGCGGCGACTATGACGTGGCCTATGCCAGCCGCTTCGCCGAGGGCGCCAGCACCGAGGCATGGGGCCGTCCGGACCGCGTGAAGGCCTCGGGCTTTGCCAATGCCATCGCCCGCAAGGTGACCGGCGTGGACCTCTCCGACCCGATGAGCGGCTATTTCATGCTGCGCGCCGAAACCCTGCGCGCGGATGCCGACAATCTTTCGGGCGTGGGCTTCAAGATCCTGCTCGATATCCTTGCCACTGTTGACGCACCTTTGCGCGTCAAGGAATTCCCCCTCAACTTCGCAGCTCGCGCAGAGGGCGAAAGCAAACTGGATCGCACCGTCGTGTTCGAATTCCTCGTCGGCCTTTATGACAAGTGGCTGGGCCACATCATCCCCACCCGCTTTGCGCTGTTCGGCACGGTGGGCGCGCTGGGCGTGCCGGTGCAGTTCGCCATGCTGTGGTTCGTGCTGCGCGTGGTGATGGATGAAAGGTTCGTCTATGGCCATTGGTCGGGCGGTGAAATCCGCTTCACCATCGCCAACACCATTGCCGCGCTGACGGCGATGACGTTCAACTTCGTGCTGAACAACGAGCTGACCTATGCCGACAAGCGCCTGCGCGGCCTGTTCCCGCTGCTGCGTGGCTGGGCCAAGTTCGCCCTGGCCTGTTCCTTCGGCATTCTGACCAACATCGGCAGCGCCGAGGCCCTGAAGCGCATGCATATCAACGATGTGATCGCCGTTCTGGTGGGCATCGTGCTGGCTTCGGTGTGGAATTTCGCGCTGAGTTCGAAGTTCGTCTGGGGTAAGTACGGCAACTGA
- a CDS encoding phospholipid carrier-dependent glycosyltransferase, translating to MNRLPIPAPVITRDPLWWQVGLTGLFAVLVFWRLGIPSKLYFDEVHYVPAARAMLEGVQANPEHPLFAKSLIAWSIGWWGDTPFVWRLPSALMGVLGLFAFGRMMWWASGQRFAAIAGMVLLGSDFAWLIQSRIAMLDMVMAGMAMLALWMLAAATALPRAVPPIARRWRLGVAGVALGLSLGAKWSALPLVALIIGVLIATRLLASVRNWTGGTMVAPTPGVPTKELLGWLLVMPLVAYILTWVPGMLWHKDPVPVFGLIDWHLEMARLQSSVVKHHPYQSVWWQWVIDQRAIWYLYEPVDGAQRGVMLIGNPFTMLAGLPALGWCLYAGMARRDAAGRTAPLMAVAAYIGTLSLWLVANKPVQFYYHYLLPGTFLVAALALMLDALWRSGRDGRWAALGALVLAVGTCLYFWPLLTAAPLKDAMSFQHWMWLDSWR from the coding sequence ATGAACCGACTGCCGATCCCTGCCCCGGTCATCACGCGCGATCCCTTGTGGTGGCAAGTGGGGCTGACGGGGCTGTTTGCCGTTCTGGTGTTCTGGCGTCTGGGCATTCCTTCCAAGCTCTATTTCGACGAGGTGCATTATGTGCCCGCCGCCAGAGCCATGCTGGAGGGGGTGCAGGCCAATCCGGAGCATCCGCTCTTCGCCAAGAGCCTGATTGCCTGGTCGATCGGCTGGTGGGGTGACACGCCTTTCGTCTGGCGCCTGCCGAGTGCCCTGATGGGCGTGCTGGGGCTGTTTGCCTTCGGGCGGATGATGTGGTGGGCCAGCGGCCAGCGCTTTGCCGCCATCGCGGGCATGGTGCTGCTGGGCAGCGATTTCGCATGGTTGATCCAGAGCCGCATTGCCATGCTAGATATGGTGATGGCGGGGATGGCGATGCTGGCGCTGTGGATGCTGGCCGCCGCCACCGCTTTGCCCCGCGCCGTGCCGCCCATTGCCCGGCGCTGGCGGCTGGGCGTGGCGGGGGTGGCGCTGGGCCTCTCGCTGGGCGCGAAATGGAGCGCCTTGCCGCTGGTGGCGCTGATCATCGGCGTGCTGATCGCCACGCGGCTGCTGGCCAGCGTGCGCAACTGGACCGGTGGCACGATGGTGGCGCCCACCCCCGGCGTGCCGACGAAGGAGCTGCTGGGCTGGCTGCTGGTCATGCCTCTTGTGGCCTATATCCTGACCTGGGTGCCGGGGATGCTGTGGCACAAGGACCCGGTGCCGGTCTTCGGCCTGATCGACTGGCATCTGGAGATGGCCCGCCTGCAATCGAGCGTGGTGAAGCATCACCCCTATCAATCGGTGTGGTGGCAATGGGTGATCGATCAGCGGGCGATCTGGTATCTCTATGAGCCGGTCGATGGCGCCCAGCGCGGGGTGATGCTGATCGGCAATCCCTTCACCATGCTGGCCGGGTTGCCGGCTCTGGGATGGTGCCTCTATGCCGGTATGGCGCGGCGCGATGCGGCGGGGCGAACGGCGCCGCTGATGGCGGTGGCGGCCTATATCGGCACGCTGTCGCTATGGCTGGTGGCGAACAAGCCGGTGCAATTCTATTACCACTATCTGCTGCCGGGCACCTTTCTGGTGGCGGCGCTGGCGCTGATGCTGGATGCTTTGTGGCGTTCGGGGCGTGACGGGCGCTGGGCGGCTTTGGGCGCTCTGGTGCTTGCGGTGGGCACCTGCCTCTATTTCTGGCCGCTCCTCACCGCAGCGCCGCTGAAGGATGCCATGAGCTTCCAGCACTGGATGTGGCTGGACAGCTGGAGATAA
- a CDS encoding trans-sulfuration enzyme family protein, which translates to MKHKTGQDRSQTSTWRQATRAVRGGTWRSEMGETSEAIFVNSGYCYEDAETPAARFAGQEPGMTYARTQNPTVMMLEERIALMEGSETCRVQASGMSAMSSVLLSRLSMGDHLVMARAAFGPTLWITQNLLPRFGIETTLVDGRDLDAWKDAIRPNTKLFFFETPANPTMDIIDIRAVSDLAHEHGIEVAVDNAFASSALQRPMDFGADVVAYSATKLMDGQGRVLAGAVCASHEWINKYLLPYQRNTGPILAPFNAWVVLKGLETLDLRANAQAQSALTVAKALESRVPRILHPGLPSHPQHELVKKQMKLAGSVFSFEIDGGRERAMAVLNALQLIDISNNIGDAKSLMTHPASTTHSSISPEIRAAMGVSEGLLRISVGLEDVQDLIEDLGQALESVGI; encoded by the coding sequence ATGAAGCACAAGACTGGACAGGACCGCTCGCAGACCTCCACCTGGCGTCAGGCCACCCGCGCCGTACGCGGCGGCACCTGGCGCAGCGAGATGGGCGAGACCAGCGAGGCGATTTTCGTCAACTCGGGCTATTGCTACGAGGATGCCGAAACCCCCGCCGCGCGCTTTGCCGGGCAGGAACCGGGCATGACCTATGCCCGCACCCAGAACCCCACGGTGATGATGCTGGAAGAGCGCATCGCCCTGATGGAAGGCAGCGAAACCTGCCGCGTGCAGGCCAGCGGCATGTCCGCCATGAGCAGCGTGCTGCTCTCGCGCCTGTCGATGGGCGACCACCTCGTGATGGCCCGCGCGGCGTTTGGCCCCACCCTGTGGATCACGCAGAACCTGCTGCCCCGCTTCGGCATCGAGACCACGCTGGTCGATGGTCGCGATCTCGATGCGTGGAAGGACGCCATCCGCCCCAACACGAAGCTGTTCTTCTTCGAAACGCCCGCCAACCCGACGATGGATATCATCGATATCCGCGCCGTCAGCGACCTTGCGCATGAGCATGGCATCGAGGTGGCGGTGGACAATGCCTTCGCCTCCAGCGCCCTGCAGCGCCCGATGGACTTTGGCGCCGATGTGGTCGCCTACTCGGCCACCAAGCTGATGGACGGGCAGGGCCGCGTGCTGGCCGGCGCCGTCTGCGCCAGCCACGAGTGGATCAACAAATATCTGCTGCCCTATCAGCGCAACACCGGGCCCATTCTGGCGCCCTTCAACGCATGGGTGGTGCTGAAGGGGCTGGAAACGCTGGACCTGCGCGCCAATGCCCAGGCCCAGTCGGCGTTGACCGTGGCCAAGGCGCTGGAATCGCGCGTGCCTCGCATCCTCCACCCCGGCCTGCCCAGCCATCCCCAGCATGAGCTGGTGAAGAAGCAGATGAAGCTGGCCGGTTCGGTGTTCTCCTTCGAAATCGACGGCGGGCGTGAGCGGGCGATGGCGGTGCTGAACGCGCTGCAGCTGATCGATATCTCGAACAACATCGGGGACGCAAAGAGCCTGATGACTCACCCGGCTTCGACGACGCATTCCAGCATTTCGCCGGAAATCCGCGCAGCCATGGGCGTGAGCGAAGGGCTGCTGCGCATCAGCGTCGGGCTGGAAGATGTGCAGGATCTGATCGAGGATCTGGGTCAGGCTTTGGAGTCGGTCGGGATTTAA